In Campylobacter concisus, a single window of DNA contains:
- a CDS encoding M16 family metallopeptidase: protein MRKILLLFCLAMGLFALQNDKDMLNGELKNGLKYYIKENKFPQKTAIFYLVINSGSTDEKDGEQGLAHFLEHMAFNGSRDFSKNELIKQLESLGVKFGADLNAQTSYDQTSYVLTINVNEKNLQDTFKVFSNWIDGVKIDPKELNKERGVIMEEERQRNTPGYRLYLAQTKDIFEGSIYLKRVPIGDMNVIKSVDAKHMQEFYERLYQPRFMSFVAVGDFDKNEIKSLIEKSFSQAKNTNSYIHPEKNISFKSGLNIFNYDSNETGMELVRLSYFDKFSPVLNEADAKRNLEDALIASLINMLYEQKNADNSSNLSTDFIAQTLQAKQKIYSFETNVLGGDFNASLKDMLGVIKGIKEFGFNKEDFEDVKKAFAVNVDAKFKRSKTKKSSAYAGQILNMIENGGFVLSDEDDKELSLKLLNEITLADVNARFRQILAIFDERVRIFSKDSYRLSKDEFLKLFAKAPAYNTNLSANNNDKSLGNENLEPKEISSRSFDEKNGIYTYKMQNGSQVIFKPLATKKDSVLFAAVSKGGTSNLADPKLGSFAVALTNESGVGKFNNYELSKILNGKIVSYQKNIEGLTQGFYGSSSTSDLSSLLAVINLEFNAPKADANVLERIKQRAKDELSKEQNLPEYKFSTEFSKFFYENNKRVAPLEMAQIDALKLNELKEIIKDKFTNAASYTFVIIGDTDEERLLLLVKKYIATLPKLGEAEEFKDDGVRSIKGQHTFKREYQSTKRSDVGINIINSDAKYSFEGAIKLRALSEILKTALREKIREDKGQTYGFSLNAKLSRYPFEHSDMLISFTCDPANTDKIITEIKQIIASIKSSGAILPKHLEDFKAQSEISIKKDYEKPEFWQKLIISNKIFNTPLYTAEEYIDAVKAITNDDIKEAARLYLDEKNMVISINNPK, encoded by the coding sequence ATGAGAAAAATTTTGTTGCTTTTTTGTCTAGCAATGGGTCTTTTTGCACTTCAAAACGATAAAGATATGTTAAATGGAGAGCTAAAAAACGGGCTAAAATACTATATCAAAGAGAATAAATTTCCACAAAAAACAGCTATTTTTTATCTTGTTATAAATTCTGGTTCAACTGATGAAAAAGATGGCGAGCAAGGTCTTGCTCACTTTTTGGAGCACATGGCGTTTAATGGCAGCCGTGACTTTAGTAAAAATGAGCTCATTAAACAGCTTGAGAGCCTTGGTGTGAAATTTGGAGCCGATCTAAACGCGCAGACGAGCTACGATCAGACGAGTTATGTCTTAACGATTAATGTAAATGAGAAAAATTTACAAGATACGTTTAAAGTCTTTTCGAATTGGATAGATGGCGTTAAAATCGATCCTAAGGAGCTTAATAAGGAGCGTGGCGTCATAATGGAAGAGGAGCGTCAGAGAAATACGCCAGGATATAGGCTTTATTTGGCTCAAACAAAGGATATTTTTGAGGGCAGTATCTATCTAAAAAGAGTGCCAATAGGCGACATGAATGTCATCAAAAGTGTAGATGCTAAGCACATGCAAGAATTTTACGAGAGGCTTTATCAGCCAAGATTTATGAGCTTTGTAGCCGTTGGCGACTTTGACAAAAATGAGATAAAAAGCTTAATCGAAAAAAGCTTTAGCCAAGCAAAAAATACAAATTCTTACATTCATCCAGAAAAAAATATCAGCTTTAAAAGCGGTTTAAATATTTTTAATTATGACTCGAATGAAACTGGAATGGAGCTAGTTAGACTTAGCTATTTTGATAAATTTAGCCCAGTTTTAAATGAGGCTGACGCAAAGAGAAATTTAGAAGACGCACTTATCGCAAGCCTAATAAATATGCTTTATGAGCAAAAAAATGCAGATAATTCATCGAATTTAAGTACTGATTTTATAGCTCAAACACTTCAAGCAAAGCAGAAAATTTATAGTTTTGAAACAAATGTACTTGGAGGCGATTTTAACGCAAGCCTTAAAGATATGCTTGGCGTTATAAAAGGCATTAAAGAGTTTGGCTTTAATAAAGAAGATTTCGAAGATGTAAAAAAGGCGTTTGCAGTAAATGTAGATGCAAAATTTAAACGCTCAAAGACTAAAAAATCAAGTGCTTACGCAGGACAAATTTTAAATATGATAGAAAATGGTGGCTTTGTGTTAAGCGACGAAGACGACAAAGAGCTTAGTTTAAAGCTATTAAACGAGATTACGCTAGCTGACGTGAATGCTAGATTTAGACAAATTTTGGCCATTTTTGATGAGCGTGTAAGAATTTTTAGCAAAGATAGTTATAGGCTTAGCAAAGATGAGTTTTTAAAGCTTTTTGCCAAGGCGCCTGCTTATAACACAAACCTATCTGCTAATAACAACGATAAGAGCCTAGGCAATGAAAATTTAGAGCCAAAAGAGATAAGCTCAAGAAGCTTTGATGAAAAAAATGGAATTTATACCTATAAAATGCAAAATGGCTCGCAAGTTATCTTTAAGCCACTAGCTACTAAAAAAGATAGCGTTTTGTTTGCAGCCGTCAGCAAAGGAGGCACATCAAATTTGGCTGATCCAAAGCTTGGCAGCTTTGCAGTGGCACTCACAAATGAAAGCGGTGTTGGTAAATTTAATAACTATGAGTTATCAAAAATTTTAAATGGCAAGATCGTAAGCTATCAAAAGAATATTGAGGGTCTTACGCAAGGATTTTATGGCTCATCAAGCACAAGCGATCTTAGCTCGCTGCTAGCTGTTATAAATTTAGAATTTAACGCTCCAAAAGCCGATGCAAACGTGCTTGAGAGGATAAAGCAAAGAGCAAAAGATGAGCTAAGCAAAGAGCAAAATTTGCCTGAATATAAATTTAGCACCGAATTTAGCAAGTTTTTTTATGAAAACAATAAACGTGTCGCGCCGCTTGAGATGGCTCAGATCGATGCGTTAAAGCTAAATGAGCTAAAAGAGATCATCAAAGATAAATTTACAAACGCAGCCTCATATACTTTTGTAATCATCGGCGATACCGACGAAGAGAGGCTTTTGCTGCTTGTTAAAAAGTATATCGCCACTTTGCCAAAGCTTGGTGAAGCTGAAGAGTTTAAAGATGATGGCGTGCGAAGTATCAAGGGTCAGCACACCTTTAAAAGGGAGTATCAAAGCACAAAAAGAAGCGATGTTGGCATAAATATCATAAATTCTGACGCTAAATATAGCTTTGAAGGAGCGATTAAACTAAGGGCATTAAGTGAAATTTTAAAAACGGCGCTTCGAGAAAAAATCAGAGAAGATAAGGGGCAGACATACGGCTTTAGTCTAAATGCCAAGCTCTCACGCTATCCTTTTGAGCATTCAGATATGCTAATTAGCTTTACTTGCGATCCTGCAAACACGGACAAGATTATCACTGAGATAAAGCAGATAATAGCTAGCATCAAGAGTAGTGGCGCGATCTTGCCAAAGCATTTGGAGGATTTTAAGGCACAGAGTGAAATTTCTATAAAAAAAGATTACGAAAAGCCTGAGTTTTGGCAAAAGCTCATCATCTCAAATAAAATTTTTAACACGCCACTTTATACGGCTGAGGAGTACATAGATGCGGTCAAAGCCATCACAAATGACGACATCAAAGAGGCTGCTAGACTATATCTTGATGAGAAAAATATGGTGATAAGTATAAATAATCCAAAGTAG
- a CDS encoding transporter substrate-binding domain-containing protein, whose amino-acid sequence MKKIFALLLTAFVALCANELKFGTAANYPPFEYIDENNKITGFDIKLIDEISKRAGFSYKIINMSFDGLIPALKAGKINGIISAMSATSDRLKSINFTKPYYLTENLYLKKKGNDALKAKEELAGKRVGVQQGTVQELAANAINGVKVVPSEDTVPLIMGLKVGKFDAVILDSSIGYGFIKKNPELEAFFKEVDGSEGFSIAFDKGKESALIEKINQILDDMKKDGSYEALLKKYDLK is encoded by the coding sequence ATGAAAAAGATCTTTGCTCTTTTACTCACAGCTTTTGTTGCTCTTTGTGCAAATGAGCTAAAATTTGGCACAGCGGCGAACTATCCGCCATTTGAATATATCGATGAAAATAACAAAATAACAGGCTTTGATATCAAGCTGATCGATGAAATTTCAAAGCGTGCAGGCTTTTCATATAAGATCATAAATATGAGTTTTGACGGCCTTATCCCAGCACTTAAAGCTGGCAAAATAAATGGCATAATAAGTGCGATGAGTGCGACTTCAGATAGATTAAAATCAATCAATTTTACAAAGCCATACTATCTAACTGAAAACCTCTACCTAAAGAAAAAAGGTAATGACGCACTAAAAGCTAAAGAAGAGTTAGCTGGCAAAAGAGTTGGCGTGCAACAAGGCACCGTCCAAGAGCTAGCAGCAAATGCAATAAATGGCGTAAAAGTAGTGCCTTCAGAGGATACTGTGCCACTTATCATGGGATTAAAAGTTGGCAAATTTGACGCAGTCATCCTTGATAGCTCTATCGGATATGGCTTTATTAAGAAAAATCCAGAACTTGAAGCATTTTTCAAAGAAGTTGATGGCAGCGAGGGCTTTTCAATAGCTTTTGATAAAGGAAAAGAGAGTGCGTTAATAGAGAAAATAAATCAAATTTTAGATGACATGAAAAAAGACGGAAGCTACGAAGCTTTACTTAAAAAATACGATCTAAAATAA
- a CDS encoding methyl-accepting chemotaxis protein, producing the protein MNNLGIKSKIMAIVIVSLIGLGIMSAYMLNGILKTRSKAEFSEKIVDTIINQNNFIHEMQKERGFSSGVLAGGDNKNLLEQRKKVDAALDKLEEKNEIVSEINSIRSNVDQKSGNDLISRITKILRKEVIAINGYSDKLEPSLVDDLKRIIIVGEIKESFGILRAALNGVFTKKSISKEDYNKVVALNSVINKFMQDFDDYNPKEFSDEFDAIARKKADFIDAINIIKNVVATEDVSYDAASWFSKISISIDAMRELELKLLDSMQKDAQHIKSEANTQLIFSSIVIAICILLMLLVSTLIGKNLISGIDQTKNGLVRFFDFLNYKSNKAEFLDRSGSDEIGQMSALINENIKQIEANLSEQNNFIKEANTFVNQIGKGNYVAQLNADTSNPALSQLKQTFKDLQIALKHAIAENGDDVLNLLESFKKQDFTKRLEDDGKMAVGINALGEEIAKMLRANLDQAHVLEEKAEALSQSMKELTQGANVQASSLQESAAAVEQMSSSMNAISQKTSDVIRQSDEIKNIITIIRDIADQTNLLALNAAIEAARAGEHGRGFAVVADEVRKLAERTQKSLTEIEANTNVLAQSINEMSESIKEQSEGINMINQSVAQIDTLTKENVVIVNKANEVTSDVDDMAKAIVNEVRKSKF; encoded by the coding sequence ATGAATAATTTAGGTATTAAATCTAAGATTATGGCGATAGTTATCGTCAGTCTTATTGGCCTTGGTATCATGAGTGCATACATGCTAAATGGTATCTTAAAGACTCGCTCAAAAGCAGAGTTTAGTGAGAAAATCGTGGATACAATAATAAATCAAAATAATTTTATCCATGAAATGCAAAAAGAACGCGGATTTAGCTCAGGTGTGTTAGCAGGAGGGGATAATAAAAATTTATTAGAGCAACGTAAAAAAGTAGATGCTGCGCTTGATAAGCTTGAGGAGAAAAATGAAATAGTTTCAGAGATAAATAGTATCCGCTCAAATGTAGATCAAAAAAGTGGCAATGATCTAATTAGTCGTATAACAAAAATTTTAAGAAAAGAGGTTATTGCTATAAATGGATATAGTGATAAGCTCGAGCCTAGCTTGGTAGATGATCTAAAGCGTATCATTATTGTTGGTGAGATAAAAGAGTCTTTTGGTATTTTGCGTGCTGCTTTAAATGGGGTTTTTACTAAAAAGAGCATAAGCAAAGAGGACTACAATAAAGTAGTTGCACTAAATAGCGTCATAAATAAATTTATGCAGGATTTTGACGATTATAACCCAAAAGAATTTAGTGATGAATTTGATGCCATCGCTAGAAAAAAGGCAGATTTTATAGATGCTATAAATATTATTAAAAATGTAGTTGCTACCGAAGATGTATCTTATGATGCAGCGAGCTGGTTTTCAAAGATAAGCATTTCAATAGATGCGATGAGAGAGCTTGAGCTTAAACTACTTGATAGTATGCAAAAAGATGCACAACACATAAAAAGTGAGGCAAATACACAACTTATTTTTAGCTCAATAGTGATTGCGATTTGTATTTTGCTTATGTTGCTAGTATCTACATTGATAGGTAAAAATTTGATCTCTGGCATAGATCAGACTAAAAATGGCTTAGTTAGATTTTTTGACTTCTTAAATTATAAATCTAATAAGGCTGAATTTTTAGATCGTAGTGGTAGCGACGAGATCGGACAGATGAGTGCACTGATAAATGAGAATATCAAACAAATCGAGGCAAATTTATCTGAACAAAATAATTTCATTAAAGAAGCAAATACTTTTGTAAATCAAATCGGCAAAGGTAACTACGTAGCTCAGCTTAACGCAGATACTTCAAATCCTGCACTTAGCCAGCTAAAACAAACTTTCAAAGACTTACAAATCGCACTAAAACATGCTATTGCGGAAAATGGTGATGACGTGTTAAATCTACTAGAAAGCTTTAAAAAACAAGACTTTACTAAAAGGCTTGAAGATGATGGCAAGATGGCGGTTGGCATAAACGCTCTTGGTGAAGAGATAGCCAAGATGTTAAGGGCAAATTTAGATCAAGCTCATGTGTTAGAAGAAAAGGCTGAGGCTTTAAGTCAGTCAATGAAAGAACTAACTCAAGGTGCAAATGTACAAGCAAGCTCACTTCAAGAATCTGCTGCTGCAGTAGAGCAAATGTCAAGCTCAATGAATGCAATATCTCAAAAAACATCTGATGTTATTAGACAAAGTGATGAGATTAAAAACATCATAACTATTATTAGAGATATAGCTGATCAAACAAACCTACTAGCCCTTAATGCCGCAATAGAAGCAGCACGTGCAGGAGAGCACGGCAGAGGCTTTGCGGTTGTTGCAGATGAGGTTAGAAAACTAGCAGAGAGAACTCAAAAATCTCTAACAGAGATCGAAGCAAATACAAACGTACTAGCTCAATCAATCAATGAAATGAGTGAGTCTATAAAAGAGCAAAGTGAAGGAATTAATATGATAAATCAATCAGTTGCTCAAATAGACACACTTACAAAAGAAAATGTAGTAATTGTCAATAAGGCAAATGAAGTAACATCTGATGTTGACGACATGGCTAAGGCAATAGTAAACGAAGTTAGAAAAAGTAAATTTTAA
- a CDS encoding basic amino acid ABC transporter substrate-binding protein, whose translation MSKILKFLMASLVLFLLGCGDDANKKNTANNAEEASKNVVYKVGSSADYPPFEYLDENNKIVGFEIDLLNEITKKTGIKFDVANMSFDGLISALKTGKIDIAISGMSATDERRKSVDFTKPYYFSENLFIRKKGSDVNKDNLKDKKISAQVGTLQEEAAKSITTKSIPAENVAAAIMSLNAGKIDVVLTDSPIGVEYLKQNPDLEEFLRVPDGTEGFAMAFDKGKHTELIKKIDAAIDELQKSGEFDKMLDKYGLKK comes from the coding sequence ATGAGTAAAATTTTAAAATTTTTGATGGCAAGCTTGGTTTTATTTTTACTAGGTTGTGGCGATGACGCTAATAAAAAAAATACAGCAAATAATGCCGAAGAAGCTAGTAAAAATGTAGTTTATAAAGTTGGCTCGAGTGCTGATTATCCACCTTTTGAATATCTTGATGAAAACAATAAAATTGTTGGTTTTGAGATAGATTTATTAAATGAGATCACCAAAAAAACTGGAATAAAATTTGATGTTGCAAATATGAGCTTTGATGGACTGATATCAGCATTAAAAACCGGTAAAATCGATATTGCCATAAGCGGAATGAGTGCAACTGATGAGAGAAGAAAATCGGTTGATTTCACTAAGCCATATTATTTTTCAGAGAATTTATTTATCCGCAAAAAAGGCTCAGATGTAAATAAAGACAACCTTAAGGATAAGAAAATTTCAGCTCAAGTTGGCACACTTCAAGAAGAAGCAGCCAAAAGCATAACTACTAAGTCGATACCTGCTGAAAATGTAGCAGCTGCCATCATGTCACTAAACGCTGGCAAAATCGACGTTGTGCTAACTGATAGTCCGATAGGGGTTGAGTATTTAAAACAAAATCCAGATTTGGAAGAATTTTTAAGAGTTCCTGATGGCACGGAAGGATTTGCAATGGCGTTTGATAAAGGCAAACACACTGAGCTTATCAAGAAGATAGACGCAGCAATCGATGAGCTACAAAAATCTGGCGAATTTGACAAAATGCTAGATAAATATGGATTAAAGAAATAA
- a CDS encoding amino acid ABC transporter ATP-binding protein, whose product MIEIKNLNKSYGDLRVLNDISVDIKKGEVIAIIGPSGGGKSTFLRCINRLEEPDSGHIKINGEDILDKKSDINKIRQKVSMVFQHFNLFANKNVLQNLTLAPIKAGILDKASAEKRADELLKSVGLSDKKFAYPHKLSGGQKQRIAIARSLAMEPEVILFDEPTSALDPEMIGEVLDIMKDVAARGITMLVVTHEMGFARNVANRIFFMDKGKIAVDDTPKNVFTNPQHERLKEFLGKILNH is encoded by the coding sequence ATGATTGAGATTAAAAATTTAAACAAAAGTTATGGCGATTTGCGAGTTTTAAATGATATTAGCGTAGATATAAAAAAAGGTGAAGTTATAGCTATAATTGGTCCAAGTGGTGGTGGTAAAAGTACATTTTTACGTTGTATAAACCGCCTTGAGGAGCCAGATAGCGGGCACATAAAGATAAATGGCGAAGATATTTTAGATAAAAAATCAGATATAAATAAAATTCGCCAAAAAGTGAGCATGGTTTTTCAGCACTTTAATCTTTTTGCAAATAAAAACGTCTTGCAAAATTTAACTTTAGCCCCGATAAAAGCGGGAATTTTAGATAAAGCAAGTGCAGAAAAAAGAGCCGATGAGCTGCTAAAAAGTGTTGGGCTAAGTGATAAGAAATTTGCCTATCCGCACAAGCTTTCAGGTGGACAGAAGCAACGTATCGCGATCGCTAGAAGCCTAGCGATGGAGCCAGAAGTGATACTTTTTGATGAACCGACAAGTGCACTTGATCCTGAGATGATCGGAGAGGTGCTTGATATTATGAAAGATGTTGCCGCAAGGGGTATAACGATGCTTGTGGTTACACACGAAATGGGTTTTGCAAGAAACGTGGCAAATAGAATTTTCTTTATGGATAAAGGTAAAATCGCAGTTGATGATACACCGAAAAATGTCTTTACAAATCCGCAACATGAGCGCTTAAAAGAGTTTTTAGGTAAAATTTTAAATCATTAA
- a CDS encoding amino acid ABC transporter permease: MKAQNLAKFLFFIIIVSLGAYFFYPRDLSEAQEIAYIKSYGVTLGLTIGGIAIGITLGFTLAFIKFLNIKVLNFIIDEYIDILRGTPVILQLLIFSVVIFATWSDNFYVALIALGLNSSAYVAEIVRSGINSVDKGQMEAARAMGLNYYVSMREIVFPQATKNILPALANEFISLFKETSVVGYISVVDITMQSKSLQAVFYSPEPVIFTGIVYYVSVKFFTLLAKLLERRLNRHD; the protein is encoded by the coding sequence TTGAAGGCTCAAAATTTAGCTAAATTTCTATTTTTTATAATAATCGTCTCACTTGGAGCATATTTTTTCTATCCAAGAGATCTTAGTGAGGCTCAAGAGATCGCTTATATCAAAAGTTACGGAGTGACTTTAGGACTCACGATAGGTGGTATTGCCATAGGCATAACACTTGGATTTACTTTGGCGTTTATTAAATTTTTAAATATCAAAGTCTTAAATTTTATAATTGATGAATATATCGATATCTTACGTGGAACACCTGTAATACTTCAACTTTTAATTTTTTCAGTTGTCATTTTTGCAACATGGAGTGATAATTTTTATGTAGCTCTCATCGCACTTGGACTAAATAGCTCTGCTTATGTGGCCGAGATCGTGCGAAGTGGCATAAACAGTGTCGATAAAGGACAAATGGAAGCGGCTCGTGCGATGGGACTAAACTACTATGTTTCGATGCGCGAGATAGTTTTTCCACAAGCTACGAAAAATATCTTACCAGCTCTTGCAAATGAGTTTATATCGCTATTTAAAGAGACATCAGTCGTGGGTTATATAAGCGTCGTTGATATCACGATGCAAAGTAAGAGCTTGCAAGCGGTCTTTTATAGTCCAGAGCCAGTCATTTTTACGGGCATTGTCTATTATGTGAGTGTTAAATTTTTTACACTTTTAGCAAAACTACTCGAGAGGAGATTAAACCGCCATGATTGA